In Gemmatimonadota bacterium, the DNA window GCGGTCGGCGATCGGCTCGGCTCGAGTGCAGACGACGTGTGGCTGGCGTCACTCTCGATCGCTCACGTAGGGGGGCTCGTATTGGTCGTGAGGGCGCTCATGACCGGAGCCGCCGTATTCGCCGCGGGCGCGTTCGACGTCGAGGTCGCTTCGGATCTCATCGGCGGCCAGAGGCCTTCCAACGATGGGCGTCCGTCCGGCGGCGTGCCTCGTCCCGTCACGCATGTGTCGCTGGTGCCCACTCAGCTTCTTCGGCTTCTCGACCATCGAGCCGAGGGACCGCCGCCTTCGTTTCGGTGCGCGCTCATCGGTGGGGCGCATGCGCCCGCCGACCTGGTGACCAGGGCACTCGACGCGGGGTGGCCCATCTCTCTGACGTACGGCATGACCGAGATGACCTCCCAGGTGGCGACTGCACCTCCGGATCGCGTGCGAGCGAAACCGGGCGCCTTGGGTAAGCCGCTCGAGGGTGTGGAGCTGAAGATCGACGGGAGCGGGGAGATCCTCGTGCGGGGCGCCACGCGAGCCATCGGCTATGTCGGCTCCGATGAAGCCATTGCCGACGCTGACGGCTGGTATCACACCGGTGACCTCGGTCACATCGACGATGTGGGAGACGTGTGGGTCACGGGCCGCCGGATCGACCGCATCGTCTCTGGCGGCGTCACGGTCGACGCGGTGGAGGTCGAGGAGGCGCTGCGAGCGCATCCCGCCGTCGCGGACGCGTGCGTGGTCGGGGTAAGCGACGCTGAGTGGGGCGAAGTGGTCGGTGCGTGCGTCGTGCCCGCAGAGGGCGAGTTCGACCTCGATGCCGTCGACGAATCGCTGCGCGAGAGACTGAGCGTCGCGAAGTGCCCCCGACTCTGGTGTATCGAGAACGAGCTGCCGCTCAACGCGAACGGAAAAGTCGAGCGCGAGCGCGTCAGGTCGTTGCTAGAGGGCGGTCGGTCGCTCCAGGCCTGAACCGTCTCTGCTCATGTGACATGAATGGATGGCTGCGGGCGGGAGCCAGCTCCAGGGGTTGGTGACCGGTCCGGAATAGGAACGGCCCCCGCGCCGCAAGCCAAATGCAGTCAGTGGCTATCTCGAGGGATGCCAATCGAGATGCTCCCGTCCGGGTGATCCACGATGTCGCCCTCGGTCAGGAAGTCGGCGACGCCGTTCTCGTGACGCTCCACACCGAAGTCGATCGAGACCGGCTTCGAGCCGTTGACGATGCGTAGGCGCACGCCTGCCGCGGCTCGCCACGCCCCCACCACGTCCGAGAGATGCGTAGTGGTGCCGAAGCCGTGGTCGTCGTCCCAGCCGCTCAGTGACGAGTTCGTGAACCAGTACGAGAAGCCCATCGTGGCTCGCACGTAGGGTTCGACCACCCCGAGCGGCAACGCGAGCTCGGGCCCGAGCCCGCCGAACACGATGTTGTTCGTGGTGGTCAGGTCCAGCCCGATCCGGCATCCATAGGGCAGCGGCATGCAGTAACTCTGCCGTTCGTGCCCGTATATGAGGAAGCCGACGTCCCCGACAATGCGTAAGAGGCCGTAGTCGTCGACAGGGATCCCGACACCCAACTGTCCGCCGAAGCCCTGGTCGAAAAAGGCTCCCAACTCGCCCACCGGTTCCGCCGCGATAAACGTGATGCCCACATGTGCTTTGGGCCCTCGCTCACGTCGGTGTCGCTGGCCCTCTACTCCGGGGACCAAGGTCAAGAGCACCCCTACCACCGTCCAAGCAACCACCCACCCCCGTGTCATGATCGACTCCTGGTCGCGGTCCGTTGACGACCGGAAGTGCAGGACGTGTGCCGAGTTGCTTGGACTACGCGTAAGCGCTTACGCCAGAACGGCTAACGTGCGAAAGCACTGCACTGGCAGCGGCTCGATCCGACCCGTGGATGTCCCCCGGGGGTGACAGCGAGTGCCCGCTAACGCGCTCCCGAGAGGTGGAGGCGCTGCGCGCGGAGTGCGTCACGCTAACAGTCGGCTTGGGCATTGGGGCGGCCTGCGACAATAAGTATCGGCCGAACGACATTATTTTCTGCTGATTCGGGCGAACGCCGGCCGAACTGCGCGGAACTCCTGACCCGCCCCCGTGGCACGATTCTGGCAGGTCTACAGGGTCGCGCAATGCTCAGAACGGCCCATTCTCCGAGGTGCAAGGCCTCTCGCGGAGCCGCTCGAGCCGGCGCAGAGAACACATATGTCCTTGTGGATGTGTGCTCCGTAAAGTCGCACGAATAATCCAAGACTACTGAGTCAAGGTAGGCGATTAGCCACACGCCTACGATCCCACGGTCCCACCCCGGTGTGGGTCCATCGGATACATGGATAGTCTTCTCGAGGCGAGCCTGTCGGCTCTCCTCGCGAAGACACGCGACGGAGTCAAAAGACGATGTTCACCCTGCCTAGCTACAGCCGCGGGCCGCGGCGTGTAGTCCCTTCGAGGCGCGGATTCACGATCATCGAGCTGATCACAACGCTCAGCCTGATCACCGTGATGACCAGTGTCATGGCGCCACAGATCAACCTCAACAGGTTCAGACTCAACAGCGCGCTCAACGAAGTGGCGAGCGTGGTGATCGCCTCCAAGAGCAAGGCGATCTTGAGGCAGCACGACGTCATCCTCGTCTTTGACGAGGCCGAGAGCGAGTTCCGGATCCTCCTGGACGAGAACAACAGCGCCACGGCCGATGATGGGGAGAGCTTCCGCACCGTTCAGCTCCACGAGGGCGCCCGCTTCGGTCTTGGTGGAGCGCCCACGTTTTCGAGCGGGTCTGCTCCGATCACCTTCGCCAAACGTTTTGGCGGCCTGCCAAGGCTGTCCTTCCACCGAAACGGCAGCGCCAGCGAGGAGGGAGTGATCTACCTCACGTCCGCGCGCGCCGAGAACGGTGGATTCCCGGAAGACGCGCGTGCGATCGCCGTCGACCGAGCCACCGGGCAGGTGCGCTGCATGAGCTACTCGTCGCTCGTATGGAAGAGGGGCTGCTGACCATGGACCGCAACGGGTACAGCCTGATCGAGATGACCATATCGATGATGTTGCTCACCTTCGTCATTCTCGGAATGGGCACGAACGCAAGCCGCATGACTACAGCGGCACAGTCCGTCACGATCAAGTCTGAGGCCCTTCAGCATGTGGAGGATCGCCTCGACCTCATCACCATGGATCCTCGGTACGAGAAGCTCGACAGCATCTACGCAGGAACCGAGAACGGGCTTCCGGGCAGGGAAGGCTTCGTGAGAACGATCGTCGTGAAGCACATCCAGCAGCTCGTGACCGGCGGAGGCACGATCGACTACAAAGAAATTACGGTGAAGGTAACTGGCCCCGGTTTGCAGAAGGGACTCTCCCGCACCGCGGTGGTAGCCGCACCGTGATGGAGCCGTCTCGAGGCCCGGGACGCGCAGGATTCACCATCGTGGAGCTCATCATCAGTATCGGACTGTTCGGCATCATCCTGAGCGGAGCGCTCGGGTTCATGGTTGTCCAGAACCGCGCGTTCCTTCAAGGCTCCCAACGGCTGTTGGTGGTGCAAAGTCTGCGCTACGTGGTCCAGCAGTTGGAGATCGACCTCCAGACCGCTGGCAGCAATGTGCCGAGTGGCCAACCCAGCATGGTCTACGCGGGCTCGGACGTGATCGCGTTCACGGGGGATCACACGTCGAACCTGAGGAACGACGTCGCTGCCGTGTACGTGGATGTCGACGCGCCGAACGGGTGGGTCCAGGCGCCGCTCGGGCCCACGAGCCTTCCGGTGGCCGGCGTGAGTTGGCCGGATACGACGTATTCGACGCCTGCTGGAACGAACAGCCCTGCAGAGCTGATCACGATCTACTTCGAGCCGGACACGAGCACCGTCCGCGTCGACGACTTCGTACTCATGCGGCGCGTGAACAGCAAGGAGCCCGAGGTGGTGGCGCGCCGACTGCTTCGTCGGGACGCGATGCCGTTCTTCCGCTACTTCAGGCACCGGGGCTTCGCCGACCAGGCCACCGTGCTGGACAGTATTCCCGACGGAGAGATACCGTTGTATCACGCCGCGAAGATCCACGGATCGCCCGCCGATACCGGCAGCAGCGCCCGATCCGACAGTATCCGGGCTGTGCGGGTGAGCTACAGGGTCACGAACGGCCTCTCGGGGGCAGACGAGCAGTTCGCTGATGTATCTCGCGTCATCAGCCTGCCCAACCTGGGTGCCGGAGCGCTCAAGACGTGCGGAGCTGGGCCCATCCTAGGCGTGGCCCTGTTCCTGTCGCAGGTCGTCACAAGCGACGACACTCGCGCGGTGCGTCTCGCCTGGGACCCGGCGGTGGACGAGAGAGGAGGCGAAGAGGACGTCGTTCGCTACGTGATTTTCCGCCGCCTCTCCACTGACTCGGAATGGGGCGATCCCTACTTGAGCATACCGGCGGGCGCGCCGACCTACGTGTACGACGACACCGCCATCGAAGTGGGCTTCACATACGAGTACGCGATATCGGCCCAAGACTGTACGCCGACCTTGTCCGCGTTGTCCGACCCGGTCCAAATCTTGGTAAGCTAGGAGTGCATACCGCGCACCCTAGCCGCGTAAAGCGAACGCGGCACGGACGGGAGCCAACCAAGGAAGACGGTTTCGTGCTGGTCACGACCATGATGATCGTCCTTGTGATCGCCTCTTTGGTCACCGCTGCGGTCGTCGTGGCATCGAACCACCTTCTTGCCAACCGCTACTACGAGCGGCAGAGCATTCTGGAAGCCTTCGCCGACGCGGGACTGGAGCTGGCCCGTGCGCGAATCAACGGGGATCCTACGGTCTACCCGGACAGCGCGTACACGGTGCTCGAGAGCGGTGCGGCGGTAAAGGACGGTGACGGGGCAGTCGTTCCCGGCGTAAAGCGCTGGCTGTACGTCGGTCCCACCGGAGTGACCTCAGGGCAGTACGGGTTGTTCGGCAGCATCGTCTCCGTCGTCCGTGACGAAGGTGGCGGGGAGGTGATCCGCCGATCGCAGATCAATCAGGAGAGCTTCGCCAAGTTTGCCTATTTCACCGACATCGAGCCTACGAACATTTCCTTCGGTGGCGGTGACGTGATCTTCGGCCCGGTGCACAGCAACAGCGAGCTGAAGATCTACTCGTCCGGGGCCACGTTCCATGGCGAGGTCCGGACCGCCAAGTGGGTGCAGGGAGGTCAATACGGCACGTTTGCGAGAGGCTACGAAGAGTACGTGGCGCCGATCCCCATGCCCGCCACCGCTGATCTCGGCAAGCTTCAGGCCCAGGCG includes these proteins:
- a CDS encoding AMP-binding protein, whose product is MVVDLLEWVLAGKRGPTVDPARVALLWPGGSCTYEELNRRVDARARVLAREGVEARVIRPFVASNDVNGIITLLATWRCGATVVPLNPKLTRVEADVACTTLERAATGAQVILWTSGTAGTPRGVALSFDNLCANTTAVGDRLGSSADDVWLASLSIAHVGGLVLVVRALMTGAAVFAAGAFDVEVASDLIGGQRPSNDGRPSGGVPRPVTHVSLVPTQLLRLLDHRAEGPPPSFRCALIGGAHAPADLVTRALDAGWPISLTYGMTEMTSQVATAPPDRVRAKPGALGKPLEGVELKIDGSGEILVRGATRAIGYVGSDEAIADADGWYHTGDLGHIDDVGDVWVTGRRIDRIVSGGVTVDAVEVEEALRAHPAVADACVVGVSDAEWGEVVGACVVPAEGEFDLDAVDESLRERLSVAKCPRLWCIENELPLNANGKVERERVRSLLEGGRSLQA
- a CDS encoding prepilin-type N-terminal cleavage/methylation domain-containing protein — its product is MFTLPSYSRGPRRVVPSRRGFTIIELITTLSLITVMTSVMAPQINLNRFRLNSALNEVASVVIASKSKAILRQHDVILVFDEAESEFRILLDENNSATADDGESFRTVQLHEGARFGLGGAPTFSSGSAPITFAKRFGGLPRLSFHRNGSASEEGVIYLTSARAENGGFPEDARAIAVDRATGQVRCMSYSSLVWKRGC